GTTTTTATGTACaacaataatcttatttatttattccaaataatataaaaaatatgaacctAGACATAAATACCATCTACACGGACAagttaatagtaattttttaataagattcacAACAATCAAATTATGATATAGTTATGGATATGTcaaaagttgaaatatttattgaaatcatttccataatacatacattaattaGTGTCTGTGCCAAATATATCAGCACATCAATTAAAAACTATCCAGCTTTAGTAGCGATAGTCTGtcaatttatcaaaaattacaaagtcaattcatcaataaaatctttatgtaactaaattatacattctaataatataaataatgagaaTAATGTCTATCACTTAACAATTTTGTAATGGTAAGTCTTATCTGGTCTGATGCAATATTGTtaagtcattaataaaaatatttacaagattataaacACAGTATTTGTTAggtattaagttaaataaaaactacaatttgcatttatctataaataaaaaagataacacCCTCACAAGTCGAAGCCTGGAAGCATCATGATAAAGAGCAAGGTTGTTAGGAATCATGTCAGTcaacaaattaatttcttaaaataggGACAGGtcactataaaaaaatcatacaaagtGGTTGGTATATATAGTAGAGTCAAAATAAACTGATTCCATAAGTTCTTTGGCAGCTTAATGTATCCTTTGACAGTACGCCTGCCCTGGGAAGCGATAATCTAAAGCACATTcctttctttaaaatataattgagctGGTATTGTgccttacatatattattaaattattgcaaatttcttaaaaaaaattaatcactaCTTAAGTATAAAGGATGATATGCCAATTTTCCTTTAAGATATTTTCGACAAGTAGGACATCGTTTTTCAAATTTTAGTGATTGTTCCAAACAGTTACTGCAGAATACGTGACCACAATTTGTGGAAGACATTGGGCATTTGCCAAGCTCTTCCATACAAATAGGACAATCGCcaaatttttttaagattctTGGTTCTTCTTTCTTTTGTGATCCACTAGAATTCTGAAAAACATTGACAAAATTTCTTAACAGATTTAGGTTTTCTAggtgtttctttttaattcccAAATTATCGTCTTTTTTAACAAATGGCTTAAAACaatcaatataatttctatGAAACTCTCTGCTTTGTCTTTTCTTAGCGAAAATtctgatacatattttttgggTTAAAGCATTAATTATGgaacgatttatattttatacataattactaATACTATATTTACCTTTTCGATACAAGCTGTTAATGCTTGTGAATGTTTCTTTGCAACGCATTTAGTCTGCAAAGATGAATTGAAAGAATCTTCACtgacgagatcaattataacgTTCGCTAAACCACGTTGATCGACTAATGTAAAAGAAGATGTAAGATCAATCACATCATCTTCGATATTATTACCcattttttgtaaaacttaTGTATTCGAAAGTATTATGAAAAAATCCTGAAAAAACAACTGTTagcgttttgttattattattaccaatGAAGAAAGAAtatgctttatataaaatttggagTAATAACATTAATACCCTCAATTTAGATTCCTCTTTCAAACAATGTCACAAATCATattcacttataataatattattaattgccGTTGGGACTGTAAGTGTCAAGTGAACTGTATCAAAATTATGGTGTTGCTTActcaataataaagtaaataaaaattacgacagactaagaaataaatatacggTAAAAATATGGTatcatttagtatttaaaattgaacgacgttatatatatttctcgaaacacttttattttattttttttgatgtcaggtggtaaacgagcaggaggctcacctgatggaaagtgactaccaccgcccatggacatctgcaacaccggggggcttgcaggtgcgttgcaggcctttcaggaaagagtacgctcttttcttgaaggttcccaagtcgtatcggttcagaaaaaccgccggcgaaagctagtTCCACAGATTGGTTGTACgtggcagaaaatgtcttaaaaatcgcgctgttatggattttcggacatctaggtagtgcaggtgatatttggaataatgatgaggaggccttagcctagaaATGGGATATTTGGAGCCTGTTACTAATTACTATTTTCCTTTGTATCGTGTCTTTTATGTGCTTATTATGTATCTGGAATATAATaaggtaataattttataggtaaGGATAAAGAATTAATGCTTAACGAATTTGTCAAAAAGCTGTATGGTACAATACTTTTgcgtttaaataaatgtcaGAATCAGAACGTCAATCTCCATTCCCAAGTCAAAGTCCAAAGAATGAAAGAATTTctcaaaaatatcaaattcagcttttcttagatatttattcattaaatgttttggtttcatgtttctttaaaataattaaattaatgtgatTTGTTTAGTGAAACTTTTCAAGGttcttctaataaatataaggttaatttgtgtgtttttaatatttttggaatttgtaatatttatcatgttttacaaatcttatcatttttttttagaaatcacTATAATGCATCTTGGAGTTAATATATCAAATGCTCTTCAGCAATTAGAAAGTGTAAAAGCTGTCGTTGATCAGAGTGATGATCCGAAGTTGaaggtaaataaacataaaaaaaaaaccaatatttaactgtttattCACTACTATGATTTTCTTTTACTcttaaattgtaatttcagtgtagcgattaatataaatacttgtttTATCAATTATGAGATATAAAATTGGCATAAATAAAGCTCAATATTATTTGTCGAGACAATTATGAATTACCTTACCTACATTTGTGGTATATGGTGGTTAATAGCAGCGTTTTACCTGAAGCAAAACGCATATTAAAATTCTTACCTACACTGGAAGCTTTATTATGAGAGAGCATATCTGTTTCTGTCGATTTTCTACCAGAATTCGGTCACTTTTTACTCTTAGTGGGGCCGCCTGGTAGTTGCGTGGCAGATTTTTGTTTACGTTAGTTTTGCCGCGCCATATTTTATCATTTGCTTATTTTCACCAGGCAGAATTAAAGTGAAAGCTTCCAGTGTAGGtaagtattttaatgttttatttaaggtAAAACGCTGCTTTTAAATTACTTGACATAACGGGAAGATTTATTACAAGACCTGTTTATTATCGCCTGAAGGTGCCGCTTaacttttaatgtataatataggtatttaacGCCAATGTGATGAggattaaaaacacaaaattaattgaataattaatttattgtactgGTAGAATAAAgtactgaaaaataattttgaaaactaaCATACATAActgtaaatcataatatttacaaatgtaattCAAAAAATGATTGGTTTGTATAATTTGGTAACACTAccagaaacattattattaataactttacatCTATGAAATTTCCGAAACAAGTTACCTGATCTCCAGTTGCCAAAGGCCAGCATTTCCTCTATAGGATGATTTTCCAGCCAACTTTTAGAAGCAATTGCAGAATACACAGTTTCAGGCATAGCTGCTTGATGTCAGCTTCTTGAAACTGAGATTCAATTCAGCCTGCTATTGCTATATGTTGAGCAGATTTTACTTTACCTTTTactgtaacaaaataaactaaatgttTTCGCAGCATTGTGTCACTCAACAAGCTATTGTATTTTCTATTCAGAAAATAAGgttatggttatttttatgaGAGTTTGAAAGTAGTTTCCAACCAGATTGTCTATAATTACTATTATCCATTTTGGACCCGAACTGAGGCCAAAATACAATGCTTTGATCAGCTtttatgtaatgattttaatcaattaGAAGTAGAGTTATATCATGTATGCACCTACCTGAACAAAGTTACAACAGAATCGCAGTACGGCGAGTTTTATTATTGCAATCTACTCTGTATTAGATATGATGTAATGATTTCTTAAGACGGGACAGTTGTTCAGAGTTCCATGTACTTACCGCCTTTGACCGCCCCCACATTTCCAGACCTTGAGAAAGATGTTTTCGACTTTGGGAGGTGGAAGTACCGTCGAAGTGTGAGGTGTCGATTAGATTTGTTGCAATAACCCTACAGGTGTGCCAATGAAAGAGTAAAAAGTGACCGGAAACTGGTAAAAAATCCATGGAAACAGATATGCTATCTCATAATAAAGCTTCCAGTTACTGTCAAGTAATTAAATGATGCCATTTAAAAATGCAGATTGCTCTAAGATATCAGCTTATACTCATAAAATAGTCAAACTAAGTGTATTTGTCAGTATAAGTATAAAAGAGATTGTACTTTGTTAACCTAACCATATTTTAAACTGAATTATTCTACAAACAATAtactaaagttattatattttaagtaatgacatttgtgttatttatttatataaaaattaaagtaaattgtgttTTTAGGCTGCAACAAATGATGACTTAAACCTACTTATAAATCTTTTGGAAAGtcctatattaaaaagtattgctACTCTACATGATTCCGTTGGATTGCTTGCCACTCAAGTAGCACATCATCCATCTATATTGCCAGGAGATTTTGACATCACTCCATCTGGTATAGTCTATGAagaatctatatattttattctacttttagtcaaattatttttattatattattaaaattgtttagctTTGCTTCTATGAATACAATGAAGGaacttttctttatataatataatttatgatttataatttttaggtgACTTAgctttacaaacaaaaaatctttatggTAATCATGAGGGAGAAGAAGAACAAAGAGTTCCTCA
The nucleotide sequence above comes from Vanessa tameamea isolate UH-Manoa-2023 chromosome 2, ilVanTame1 primary haplotype, whole genome shotgun sequence. Encoded proteins:
- the LOC113398998 gene encoding E3 ubiquitin-protein ligase RNF4-like, which encodes MGNNIEDDVIDLTSSFTLVDQRGLANVIIDLVSEDSFNSSLQTKCVAKKHSQALTACIEKNSSGSQKKEEPRILKKFGDCPICMEELGKCPMSSTNCGHVFCSNCLEQSLKFEKRCPTCRKYLKGKLAYHPLYLSSD